The following coding sequences are from one Prochlorococcus sp. MIT 1314 window:
- the nusA gene encoding transcription termination factor NusA: MALVILPGLNNLIEDISEEKKLPPNIVEAALREALLKGYEKYRRTFYIGINEDPFDEEYFSNFDVGLDLDEEGYRILSSKIIVEEVESEDHQISLLEVKQVADDAQIGDTVVLDVTPEKEDFGRMAASTTKQVLAQKLRDQQRKMIQEEFADLEDPVLTARVIRFERQSVIMGVSSGIGRPEVEAELPKRDQLPNDNYRANATFKVFLKEVSEIARKGPQLFVSRANAGLVVYLFENEVPEIQEGTVKIVAVSREANPPSRAVGPRTKVAVDSTEQEVDPVGACIGARGARIQQVVNELRGEKIDVIKWSSDPIQYILNSLSPAKVDLVRLVDPEGQHAHVLVPPDQLSLAIGREGQNVRLAARLTGWKIDVKNSHEYDKEAEDAAVSELIIKREEEENLQREAELRLEAEQDERAAEDARLRELYPLPEDDQEYEEEQYEEDSISNNDQLENFQDDEISAKEERKR, translated from the coding sequence ATGGCATTAGTTATTCTCCCCGGTTTAAACAATCTTATTGAAGACATTAGTGAGGAAAAAAAGCTACCTCCTAATATAGTAGAAGCAGCCTTGCGCGAAGCTTTACTAAAAGGATACGAAAAATATAGAAGAACTTTTTACATTGGAATTAATGAAGATCCATTTGATGAAGAATATTTTAGTAATTTTGATGTTGGATTAGACCTAGATGAAGAAGGTTATAGGATATTATCGAGTAAAATAATTGTTGAGGAAGTTGAGAGCGAGGATCATCAAATATCTCTATTAGAAGTTAAACAAGTTGCTGATGATGCTCAGATAGGTGACACAGTTGTTTTAGACGTCACTCCAGAAAAAGAGGACTTTGGGCGAATGGCCGCTTCAACTACAAAGCAAGTTTTAGCCCAAAAATTAAGAGATCAACAGAGAAAAATGATCCAAGAAGAATTTGCAGATTTGGAGGATCCAGTTTTAACTGCAAGAGTTATAAGATTTGAAAGGCAATCAGTTATTATGGGCGTCAGTTCAGGGATTGGAAGACCTGAAGTTGAGGCCGAACTTCCCAAGAGAGATCAATTACCAAATGATAACTATAGAGCAAATGCAACTTTCAAAGTATTTTTAAAAGAGGTAAGTGAAATAGCTAGAAAAGGGCCACAACTTTTTGTAAGTAGAGCAAATGCTGGTTTAGTGGTTTACTTATTTGAAAATGAAGTGCCAGAAATCCAAGAAGGTACAGTAAAAATTGTTGCTGTTTCAAGAGAAGCCAACCCTCCATCAAGAGCTGTTGGTCCAAGGACAAAAGTAGCAGTTGATAGTACCGAACAAGAAGTTGACCCTGTAGGTGCTTGTATTGGAGCTAGAGGAGCAAGAATTCAACAAGTAGTTAATGAATTAAGAGGCGAAAAAATAGATGTTATTAAATGGTCATCTGATCCTATACAGTACATTCTAAATTCTTTGAGTCCTGCAAAAGTTGATCTAGTGAGATTGGTTGACCCAGAAGGACAACATGCCCACGTTTTAGTTCCACCTGATCAATTGAGTCTTGCAATTGGTAGAGAAGGTCAAAATGTAAGACTTGCCGCAAGATTAACTGGTTGGAAGATTGATGTTAAAAACTCACATGAATACGACAAAGAAGCCGAAGATGCAGCAGTTTCTGAATTAATTATTAAAAGGGAAGAAGAAGAGAATCTCCAGCGTGAAGCTGAACTAAGATTAGAAGCAGAACAAGATGAACGTGCTGCAGAAGATGCAAGATTAAGAGAGCTTTATCCCCTTCCTGAAGATGATCAAGAATATGAAGAAGAACAATATGAAGAGGATTCAATCTCAAATAATGATCAATTAGAGAATTTTCAAGATGATGAAATATCCGCTAAAGAGGAGAGAAAACGGTGA
- a CDS encoding YlxR family protein, with the protein MIKQTPVMRRCISCRKTYDRKNLLKITNDYKHGIMFQQGMGRSAYICNSKKCYSDSKLKKKLQKALKKFLEPEFIEIFEKEIASYNDFPNKGI; encoded by the coding sequence GTGATAAAACAAACTCCTGTTATGCGTAGATGTATTTCATGTAGAAAAACATATGACAGGAAAAATCTTTTAAAGATTACCAATGATTATAAGCATGGCATTATGTTTCAACAAGGAATGGGGCGTTCAGCTTACATTTGCAATTCAAAAAAATGTTATTCAGATTCCAAACTAAAGAAAAAGCTTCAAAAAGCTTTGAAAAAATTTTTAGAACCTGAATTTATTGAAATTTTTGAAAAAGAAATTGCAAGCTATAATGACTTTCCCAATAAGGGAATATAA
- the infB gene encoding translation initiation factor IF-2: MTISDKIRIYELSRDLNLENKDILDAAQKLSISVKSHSSSITAEDAKKIKNLINKKNTDKKILSINKPSIKKDTQTQNKNDKSPGISSIKGKPFKDNPNKNPLLIKPLNKPDSPKIILNQRKNLNKPNIVANSPTKGNLPNQNLKSKPLQNFNQDKKNVLNKTSPSIKSSAKPPIQLIEKPKNFKNNFKSNESTKNIYNSGDKKQLLNKSDQNTNRPKPKNFNNRKNTPELVGAPIRRQDPKTTSNKQNISYKQTIPNRPVNRNRPSNPNRPGNSNRPGAYNRAGAPNKPELRNKPTDQSRSGSFNRQVKPNRPISPNSPNGGFRQGSSLRQGDFNKPSSKFNSQRGSGIRKPVSPNELLQLQKTNKSEKEKLGIKNNEKQKIESPKQKVKAPNSRPNAAPSSKKPPHRAFSNSSKKPGRTDWDDSAKLEALRNKNPQKQRQKVHIIGENDDSLTSETSGYSGEKISILSASLARPKKAKSDEAKPQKSIKQFKKKKKETTRQRQKRRAMELKAAKEAKQVRPEMIIVPEDNLTVQELADKLSLESSEIIKSLFFKGITATVTQSLDLATIETVAEEFGVPVLQDDIQEAAQKTVDMIESDDIDNLIKRPPVITVMGHVDHGKTSLLDSIRESRVASGEAGGITQHIGAYQVEFEHESKKKKLTFLDTPGHEAFTAMRARGTKVTDVAVLVVAADDGCRPQTLEAISHARAAKVPIVVAINKIDKEGASPERVKQELSEKDLIAEDWGGDTVMVPVSAIKKQNIDKLLEMILLVSEVEDLQANPDRSAKGTVIEAHLDKAKGPVATLLVQNGTLKSGDVLAAGSVLGKIRAMVDEHGNRIKEAGPSFPVEALGFSEVPTAGDEFEVYADEKNARAVVGDRATDARATKLAQQMASRRVSLSSLSTQANDGELKELNLILKADVQGSVEAILGSLEQLPKNEVQVRVLLSAPGEITETDIDLAAASGSVIIGFNTSLASGAKRAADANDVDIREYEVIYKLLEDIQLAMEGLLEPDLVEESLGKAEVRATFAVGKGAIAGCYIQTGKLQRNCSLRVIRSDKVIFEGNLDSLKRSKDDVKEVNTGFECGVGCDKFSSWIEGDIIEAFKFVTKKRTLTQ, from the coding sequence ATGACTATCAGCGATAAAATCAGAATTTACGAACTTTCCAGAGACCTAAATCTGGAAAATAAAGATATATTGGATGCTGCTCAAAAACTTTCAATTTCTGTTAAAAGTCATAGTAGTTCTATTACTGCAGAGGATGCAAAAAAAATTAAAAATCTTATTAATAAAAAAAATACAGACAAAAAAATACTTTCCATTAATAAACCTTCAATAAAAAAAGATACTCAGACACAAAACAAAAATGATAAATCTCCTGGCATCTCTTCCATAAAGGGAAAACCTTTCAAAGACAATCCAAACAAAAATCCATTATTGATAAAACCTCTAAATAAGCCTGATAGTCCAAAAATAATTTTAAACCAACGTAAAAATCTCAACAAACCAAATATTGTTGCAAATTCACCAACTAAAGGCAATCTTCCAAATCAAAATTTAAAGAGTAAACCTTTACAAAATTTTAACCAAGACAAAAAAAATGTCCTTAATAAAACAAGCCCTTCTATTAAAAGTTCTGCAAAACCACCTATACAACTAATTGAAAAGCCTAAGAATTTCAAAAATAATTTTAAATCTAATGAATCTACCAAGAACATCTACAACTCAGGGGACAAAAAACAACTATTAAACAAATCTGATCAAAATACGAATAGACCTAAACCAAAAAATTTTAATAATAGGAAAAATACCCCTGAGCTCGTAGGAGCTCCTATTAGAAGACAAGATCCAAAGACAACTTCTAATAAGCAAAATATTTCTTACAAACAAACAATCCCCAATAGACCGGTTAATCGCAATAGGCCAAGTAATCCAAATAGGCCTGGTAATTCAAACAGGCCTGGAGCTTACAATAGGGCCGGTGCTCCAAACAAGCCTGAATTAAGAAATAAACCAACAGATCAAAGCAGGTCTGGCTCATTTAATAGACAAGTCAAGCCGAACAGACCCATTAGCCCAAATAGTCCTAATGGAGGTTTCAGACAGGGAAGTTCATTAAGGCAAGGTGATTTTAATAAGCCTAGTTCAAAATTTAATAGCCAAAGGGGCTCTGGGATTAGGAAACCAGTATCACCTAATGAACTTTTGCAACTTCAAAAAACTAATAAATCTGAGAAGGAAAAACTAGGTATCAAGAATAATGAAAAACAAAAAATTGAATCACCTAAACAGAAGGTTAAAGCACCTAATAGTCGTCCAAATGCTGCCCCGAGTTCCAAGAAACCACCTCATAGAGCGTTTTCGAATAGTTCAAAAAAACCAGGAAGGACAGATTGGGATGATAGTGCAAAACTAGAAGCATTAAGAAATAAAAACCCCCAAAAACAAAGACAGAAAGTTCATATTATCGGTGAGAATGATGACTCATTAACATCTGAAACAAGTGGATACTCTGGTGAGAAAATTTCAATATTATCAGCTAGCTTAGCTCGTCCAAAGAAAGCAAAATCAGATGAAGCTAAACCTCAAAAATCTATAAAACAATTCAAGAAGAAGAAAAAAGAAACCACAAGGCAAAGGCAGAAAAGAAGAGCTATGGAATTAAAGGCTGCTAAAGAGGCCAAACAAGTAAGACCTGAGATGATAATAGTTCCCGAAGATAATTTAACAGTTCAAGAATTAGCTGATAAATTAAGTCTTGAAAGTTCTGAAATAATTAAATCTCTTTTCTTTAAAGGAATAACCGCAACTGTAACCCAATCTCTTGACTTAGCAACTATCGAAACAGTAGCAGAAGAATTTGGTGTACCTGTTTTACAAGATGATATTCAAGAAGCTGCTCAGAAAACAGTTGATATGATTGAATCTGATGATATTGATAATCTTATAAAAAGGCCGCCAGTTATTACGGTTATGGGTCATGTAGATCATGGCAAAACAAGTCTTTTAGATTCAATCAGAGAATCAAGAGTGGCTTCTGGTGAGGCTGGAGGAATAACTCAACATATAGGCGCTTATCAAGTTGAATTTGAACATGAGTCTAAAAAGAAAAAATTAACTTTTCTCGATACTCCTGGTCATGAAGCCTTCACAGCCATGAGAGCAAGGGGCACAAAGGTTACTGATGTAGCTGTTCTTGTAGTGGCGGCAGATGATGGTTGCAGACCTCAAACACTTGAAGCCATCAGTCATGCAAGAGCTGCAAAGGTACCAATTGTTGTTGCTATAAATAAAATAGATAAAGAAGGTGCTTCTCCAGAAAGAGTCAAGCAAGAACTATCAGAAAAAGATTTAATAGCTGAAGATTGGGGAGGAGATACTGTGATGGTTCCAGTAAGTGCAATCAAAAAACAAAATATTGATAAATTACTCGAAATGATTCTATTAGTTTCTGAAGTTGAAGATCTACAAGCTAATCCTGACAGATCGGCGAAAGGAACAGTGATTGAAGCCCACTTAGATAAAGCCAAAGGTCCTGTAGCTACATTGCTAGTACAAAATGGCACTTTAAAATCTGGAGATGTTTTAGCTGCCGGCTCTGTACTTGGAAAAATTAGAGCAATGGTTGATGAACATGGTAATAGGATTAAAGAAGCAGGACCATCATTCCCAGTAGAAGCACTAGGATTTAGTGAAGTACCGACAGCAGGCGATGAATTTGAGGTCTACGCTGATGAAAAAAATGCTCGAGCTGTTGTCGGAGATAGAGCTACAGATGCTAGAGCCACAAAATTAGCTCAGCAAATGGCTTCTAGAAGAGTTAGCTTATCATCCTTATCAACTCAAGCAAATGATGGAGAATTAAAAGAATTAAACTTAATTCTTAAGGCTGATGTTCAAGGTAGCGTTGAAGCGATATTGGGATCGCTAGAACAATTGCCAAAAAATGAAGTTCAAGTAAGAGTTCTACTCTCTGCTCCGGGAGAAATTACTGAGACAGATATTGATCTCGCAGCTGCATCAGGGTCAGTAATAATTGGGTTTAACACATCATTAGCCTCAGGAGCAAAGAGAGCAGCTGATGCTAATGATGTTGACATAAGAGAATATGAAGTAATTTATAAACTCTTGGAAGATATTCAGTTAGCTATGGAAGGTCTACTCGAACCCGATCTTGTAGAAGAATCATTAGGTAAAGCTGAAGTTCGAGCAACTTTCGCAGTTGGTAAGGGAGCTATAGCAGGCTGTTATATACAAACTGGCAAATTACAAAGAAATTGCTCCCTTAGAGTTATTAGATCAGATAAAGTGATTTTTGAGGGTAATTTAGACTCTCTAAAAAGGTCTAAAGATGATGTCAAAGAAGTCAATACAGGATTTGAATGTGGAGTTGGCTGCGATAAATTCTCTTCGTGGATTGAAGGAGACATAATCGAAGCGTTCAAATTTGTTACTAAAAAGAGGACATTAACTCAATAA
- a CDS encoding DUF3493 domain-containing protein: protein MSKIDPKLKQKLLKESQAPFKGLRKILWIAFSGSAFLGLLIMLSKVASGSELQQNNLFIQLGACILFPTLLFLDRDKD, encoded by the coding sequence ATGTCAAAAATAGATCCTAAATTAAAACAGAAATTATTAAAGGAATCCCAAGCTCCTTTCAAAGGGTTGAGGAAGATATTATGGATCGCTTTTAGTGGCTCGGCATTTTTAGGACTTCTAATAATGCTCTCTAAAGTTGCAAGTGGAAGTGAATTACAACAAAATAACCTCTTCATACAATTAGGTGCATGTATATTGTTTCCAACTTTATTATTCCTAGATAGGGATAAAGATTGA
- a CDS encoding ArnT family glycosyltransferase, with translation MINRILKFRYLLKFLIFIPLIFYFGKRSYIGFDEGFYALQARWILEKGNWTIPLWWNEYVLDRTIGLQFLMATSQDIFGRNMFSAYLPTTTAAILMLIITYKLHEEFFNAKYAIISPLILSTTYLWFDYSHLATQDIIFSCLVTVGVFSLVKIKSKENKFYIFLFGMWIGLSFMLKTFLVFVPLLSLLPNLYTKKNLIFTKFFWLGLIIGFIPYLFWTLSINPYLEKNIIFYLFEKFNNLSDKNTFTNPFYYYFWNIPTTFLPWSIFAIIGTIYNLFERKEDKYVLTYFPLILVGMLSIFSTKTPYYTLQISSIITLNTFVGIRYLFNSKRYKLIFIFITSKIVPLFVLALTFTYYFAFKNISNFNSKENIFLILGLFSFGISWSFIKKTKSFKKILITLIIGPYLLTSFLLQSGLFTDRSRELREKMEYVASLDIVKNQLIKVDKSAINSQSQSKIIRISLLTPKLGEGLESIDDLSKSELAWTTKFKEIENNNFSYEVIYENDILEPWKLILKK, from the coding sequence ATGATCAATAGAATTTTAAAATTTAGATATCTTTTAAAATTTTTAATTTTTATTCCTCTCATATTTTACTTTGGCAAAAGAAGTTATATTGGCTTTGATGAAGGATTTTATGCACTTCAAGCTAGATGGATATTAGAGAAGGGTAACTGGACTATTCCACTCTGGTGGAATGAGTATGTCTTAGATAGAACAATAGGTTTACAGTTTTTAATGGCAACGTCACAAGACATTTTTGGAAGAAATATGTTTTCGGCATATTTACCGACAACAACAGCTGCAATACTGATGCTAATAATAACTTACAAATTACATGAAGAATTTTTTAATGCAAAATATGCAATTATATCTCCACTCATACTTTCTACTACATATCTGTGGTTTGACTACTCACACTTAGCAACTCAAGACATCATTTTTTCATGTCTAGTAACTGTGGGAGTATTTTCTTTAGTCAAAATCAAAAGCAAAGAGAACAAATTCTATATTTTTCTTTTTGGTATGTGGATTGGTTTGTCGTTTATGCTGAAAACTTTTTTAGTATTCGTACCTTTATTATCTCTCTTACCAAACTTATATACCAAAAAGAATCTTATATTTACTAAATTCTTTTGGCTTGGACTAATAATTGGATTTATTCCGTATCTATTTTGGACATTATCTATTAACCCTTATTTAGAGAAAAATATTATTTTTTACTTATTTGAGAAGTTTAATAATCTCTCTGATAAAAATACATTTACAAATCCTTTCTATTATTATTTCTGGAATATTCCCACAACATTCCTTCCATGGAGTATTTTTGCAATTATTGGCACAATATACAATCTTTTTGAAAGAAAAGAGGATAAATATGTACTTACTTATTTCCCATTAATTCTTGTTGGTATGTTGAGTATTTTTTCTACAAAAACACCTTACTATACTCTTCAAATCTCATCTATTATTACTCTTAATACTTTTGTAGGAATAAGATATTTATTTAACTCTAAAAGATATAAATTAATTTTTATATTTATCACTTCAAAAATAGTTCCATTATTTGTACTAGCTCTAACATTTACATATTATTTTGCTTTTAAAAATATAAGTAACTTTAACTCTAAGGAAAATATATTTCTAATTCTTGGATTATTTTCTTTTGGAATATCTTGGTCATTCATAAAAAAGACAAAGTCATTCAAAAAGATATTAATAACTCTTATAATTGGGCCTTATTTATTAACTTCATTTCTTTTGCAATCAGGATTATTCACTGATAGATCAAGAGAACTAAGAGAAAAAATGGAATACGTCGCATCTCTTGATATTGTAAAAAATCAACTGATAAAAGTTGACAAATCAGCAATAAATTCTCAATCTCAATCAAAGATAATAAGAATTTCATTATTAACTCCAAAACTAGGGGAGGGTTTAGAGAGCATTGATGACTTAAGCAAATCAGAATTGGCGTGGACAACTAAATTTAAAGAAATAGAAAACAATAATTTTTCTTATGAAGTTATATACGAAAATGATATTTTAGAACCTTGGAAATTAATATTAAAAAAGTAA
- a CDS encoding glycosyltransferase family 2 protein — MKSINTWNLTNNKLHQLFKNDNEFISIKVRGNTWEPITRWLRLDSRIFRETTSRARITLCDIESLAEIYNYRTIRWKARKLTPLPTKKIPKFLKNIFRKLPIIKQLAYEIEVIFYKYSANISDHLISIVIPARNEAGNKELIINALDKFKRIPNKLEIIFVEGNSTDNTYQTLKELKENFSDSFDITLLKQTSKGKKNAVVEGFNISSGETLAIIDCDFTVDIDDSISAIMESTKNENILINCARTTFPMEKNAMRWANYIGNRLFAIFLSILINKQVSDSLCGTKVFSRKFFKLMKQNGSWDSKSDPFGDFTILFEAANNNIKILNYPVRYYARKSGAPNISRWIDGLKLLKVCWIYMISDI, encoded by the coding sequence ATGAAATCAATTAATACTTGGAATTTAACGAATAATAAACTACATCAATTATTCAAAAATGACAACGAATTTATTTCAATTAAAGTACGTGGGAATACTTGGGAGCCAATAACTAGGTGGCTGAGATTAGATTCAAGAATTTTTAGAGAAACAACCAGCAGAGCGAGAATAACTTTGTGTGATATTGAATCTCTAGCAGAAATCTATAATTACAGAACCATTAGATGGAAAGCAAGAAAATTAACTCCTTTGCCAACAAAAAAAATTCCAAAATTTTTAAAAAATATTTTCCGTAAACTCCCAATCATTAAACAACTTGCCTACGAGATAGAGGTTATTTTTTATAAATATAGTGCAAATATTTCCGATCATTTAATATCAATAGTGATTCCTGCAAGAAACGAAGCTGGCAATAAAGAACTAATAATAAATGCTTTAGACAAATTCAAAAGAATACCCAATAAATTGGAAATAATATTTGTTGAAGGAAATAGCACTGACAATACATATCAAACTTTGAAAGAATTAAAAGAAAATTTCTCAGATTCCTTCGATATAACTCTTTTAAAACAAACTTCTAAAGGTAAAAAAAATGCAGTTGTAGAGGGATTTAATATCTCTTCAGGAGAAACCCTCGCCATAATCGATTGTGATTTTACTGTAGATATTGATGACAGCATTTCAGCAATTATGGAATCAACTAAAAATGAAAATATTTTAATTAATTGTGCTCGCACAACTTTCCCAATGGAAAAAAATGCAATGAGATGGGCAAATTATATTGGAAATAGGCTCTTCGCAATATTTTTATCAATTCTCATTAATAAACAAGTATCAGATTCACTTTGTGGAACAAAAGTTTTTTCAAGAAAATTTTTTAAACTTATGAAACAAAATGGGAGTTGGGATTCCAAGTCTGATCCATTTGGAGACTTCACAATATTATTTGAAGCAGCAAACAATAATATAAAAATACTTAATTATCCAGTCAGATATTATGCTAGAAAATCCGGAGCACCTAATATATCTAGATGGATTGATGGATTAAAACTTCTCAAAGTATGTTGGATTTATATGATTTCCGATATCTGA
- a CDS encoding photosystem II high light acclimation radical SAM protein encodes MNFNFEFKKLNKKNYHRNHFGKILTVRLPCNPIFPIGPIYLADHIHKCFPNIEQQFIDLAIIPSNKVTKFLSRKIDQFRPHLIIFSWRDIQIYAPVDGRSGNPLQNSFEVFYSKNIFKKIRGSWGGLKLIASHYGEIYRNTSLVKMGLNRAQKYNKDVKVILGGGAVSVFYEQLGNLLPKGTVISVGEGENLIEKIIKGDSIEEERCYLAGQKPRNKLIHEQPLGTVKTACNYKYIQSIWPEFNWYIEGGDYYVGVQTKRGCPHNCCFCVYTVVEGKQVRVNPVNEVIKEMKQLYDLGVRGFWFTDAQFIPAKKHIEDAKTLLQAIKDQGWKDINWAAYIRADNIDAELAQLMVDTGMSYFEIGITSGSQELVRKMKLAYNLETVLNNCRMLVKSGFKNHVSVNYSFNVFDETPSTIRQTIAYHRELENIFGKGLVDPAIFFIGLQPHTLLEKYALEHKILKPNYNPMSMMPWTARKLLWNPGSLGKKLGQVCLEAFDNKEDEFGKTVINILEREYGKSSLKESLKVRPLSERKLAHSK; translated from the coding sequence ATGAATTTTAATTTTGAGTTTAAAAAATTAAATAAGAAAAATTACCACAGAAATCACTTTGGGAAAATTCTTACTGTAAGACTGCCATGTAATCCAATATTTCCAATAGGACCTATTTACCTAGCAGATCACATTCATAAATGTTTCCCAAATATTGAACAACAATTTATTGATCTAGCAATAATTCCATCTAATAAAGTAACTAAATTTTTATCTAGAAAAATTGATCAATTTAGACCTCATCTAATTATTTTTTCATGGAGAGATATACAAATTTATGCCCCTGTTGATGGCAGAAGTGGAAATCCCCTACAAAATTCTTTTGAGGTTTTCTACTCAAAAAATATCTTTAAAAAAATTAGAGGCTCTTGGGGGGGACTAAAATTAATTGCATCTCATTATGGAGAAATATATAGAAATACCTCATTAGTGAAGATGGGACTTAACAGAGCACAGAAATACAACAAAGATGTAAAAGTAATTTTAGGAGGTGGAGCTGTTAGTGTTTTTTATGAACAATTAGGTAATCTTCTTCCGAAAGGAACTGTGATTTCTGTTGGAGAAGGAGAAAATCTTATAGAAAAAATTATTAAAGGGGATTCGATAGAAGAAGAAAGATGTTATCTTGCCGGACAGAAACCCCGTAACAAATTAATACATGAACAACCTTTGGGCACTGTTAAAACTGCCTGCAACTATAAATACATTCAATCAATATGGCCTGAATTCAATTGGTATATAGAAGGTGGAGATTATTATGTCGGAGTACAAACAAAAAGAGGTTGTCCTCATAATTGTTGTTTCTGTGTTTACACGGTTGTAGAGGGCAAGCAGGTTCGTGTTAATCCAGTTAACGAAGTGATCAAAGAAATGAAGCAATTATATGACCTTGGAGTAAGGGGATTTTGGTTCACTGATGCACAGTTTATTCCAGCCAAAAAACATATTGAAGATGCAAAAACTCTATTACAGGCTATTAAGGATCAAGGCTGGAAAGACATTAATTGGGCTGCATACATTAGAGCAGATAATATTGATGCTGAGCTTGCACAGCTCATGGTCGATACAGGTATGAGTTATTTTGAAATAGGTATCACTTCAGGATCTCAAGAACTTGTAAGAAAAATGAAGTTAGCATATAACCTTGAAACAGTATTGAATAATTGTAGAATGCTTGTTAAATCAGGTTTCAAGAATCATGTTTCAGTCAATTACTCATTTAATGTTTTTGATGAGACGCCAAGCACTATAAGGCAAACTATTGCTTACCATAGAGAATTAGAAAATATTTTTGGGAAAGGCTTAGTTGATCCAGCTATATTCTTTATAGGATTACAACCTCATACTCTTCTTGAGAAGTACGCCTTAGAACATAAAATTTTGAAGCCGAACTATAATCCCATGAGTATGATGCCCTGGACAGCAAGAAAACTTTTATGGAATCCCGGTTCCTTAGGGAAAAAACTTGGTCAAGTTTGCCTAGAAGCTTTTGATAATAAAGAAGATGAATTTGGTAAAACAGTTATCAATATTCTTGAAAGAGAATATGGCAAGTCTTCTTTAAAAGAATCCTTAAAAGTTCGCCCGTTATCAGAAAGAAAATTAGCACATTCAAAATAA
- the clpS gene encoding ATP-dependent Clp protease adapter ClpS encodes MLSIKLEQSVSNNSAVIDKLPAALKKKSPKYKVLLHNDPVNSMEYVTISLRQVVPQLSEQDAIAIMLEAHNTGVGLVIVCDLEPAEFYSESLKSKGISSSIEKED; translated from the coding sequence ATGCTATCTATTAAGCTAGAACAAAGTGTAAGTAATAATTCAGCGGTTATTGATAAACTACCTGCTGCATTAAAAAAGAAATCTCCCAAATATAAGGTTTTACTTCATAATGACCCAGTTAATTCGATGGAGTATGTCACTATTTCATTAAGACAAGTTGTTCCGCAATTAAGTGAGCAAGATGCTATCGCCATAATGCTAGAGGCTCACAATACAGGTGTCGGTTTAGTAATAGTTTGTGATCTAGAGCCCGCTGAATTCTATTCAGAATCATTAAAATCCAAGGGCATTTCTAGTTCAATTGAGAAAGAAGATTAA